Proteins co-encoded in one Gouania willdenowi chromosome 1, fGouWil2.1, whole genome shotgun sequence genomic window:
- the hmgb2a gene encoding high mobility group protein B2a has protein sequence MVKDPSKPRGKTSSYAFFIATCREEHKKKHPGTSVGFAEFSKKCSERWKTMSAKEKSKFEEMAKNDKVRYDREMKTYIPPKGAKSAKKKKDPNAPKRPPSAFFVFCSEFRPKVKEENPGISIGDIAKKLGELWSTQTPKDKVPYEAKAGKLKEKYEKDMAAYKAKGGSAKNDSVKKSGPGRPPKKQLAADDDDDEDDEDDDEEDEDDEEDDD, from the exons ATGGTGAAGGATCCCAGTAAACCAAGAGGAAAGACCTCCTCCTATGCCTTCTTCATCGCCACCTGTCGAGAAGAACACAAGAAAAAACACCCAGGAACCAGCGTGGGCTTCGCAGAGTTCTCCAAGAAGTGTTCTGAGAGATGGAAG ACCATGTCGGCCAAGGAGAAGTCAAAGTTCGAGGAGATGGCAAAGAACGACAAGGTCCGCTATGACCGGGAAATGAAAACCTACATCCCGCCCAAAGGTGCTAAAAGCgccaagaagaagaaggaccCCAATGCCCCCAAGAGACCACC ctctgctttttttGTCTTCTGCTCTGAGTTCCGTCCGAAGGTGAAAGAGGAGAACCCGGGAATCTCCATCGGAGACATCGCCAAGAAGCTGGGAGAGCTATGGTCCACGCAGACGCCCAAGGACAAGGTTCCCTACGAGGCCAAGGCCGGGAAGCTGAAGGAGAAATATGAGAAG GACATGGCTGCCTACAAGGCCAAAGGAGGCTCCGCTAAGAACGACAGTGTGAAGAAGAGCGGCCCCGGGAGGCCCCCCAAGAAGCAGCTCGCCGCagacgatgatgatgacgagGACGACGAAGATGATGACGAGGAAGACGAAGATGACGAGGAAGACGACGACTGA
- the pmm2 gene encoding phosphomannomutase 2 isoform X2: protein MSGFPVDTDTLCLFDVDGTLTAARQAVTPEMSHFLQELRTRVRVGVVGGSDLVKIKEQLGSNVTEQVDYVFAENGLMAFKNGRLHSVQAHMGEELLQDFINFCLNYLSKIKLPKKRGTFIEFRNGMLNVSPIGRSCSMEERKEFFLLDQKEKIREKFVEVLKEEFKGKGLTFSIGGQISFDVFPDGWDKRFCLNIVQEENYSTIHFFGDKTKPGGNDYEIYCDPRTIGHEVSSPEETQQICKELFFS, encoded by the exons ATGAGTGGATTTCCTGTGGACACGGACACACTTTGTCTGTTTGATGTGGACGGGACGCTAACCGCCGCCAGGCAG GCCGTCACCCCTGAGATGTCCCACTTCCTGCAGGAGCTGAGGACTCGTGTCCGGGTGGGCGTGGTTGGAGGTTCAGACCTGGTGAAGATCAAAGAGCAGCTCGGCAGCAACG tgacgGAGCAGGTGGATTATGTGTTCGCTGAGAACGGACTGATGGCCTTTAAGAACGGACGCTTACACTCGGTACAG GCTCACATGGGGGAGGAGCTTCTGCAggacttcatcaacttctgcCTGAACTACCTGTCAAAGATCAAACTCCCAAAGAAAAG AGGAACCTTCATTGAGTTCCGTAACGGGATGCTGAATGTGTCTCCGATTGGACGGAGCTGCTCCATGGAGGAGAGGAAGGAGTTCTTCCTGCTGGATCAG AAAGAGAAAATCCGGGAGAAGTTTGTGGAGGTGTTGAAAGAAGAATTTAAAGGAAAAGGACTGACGTTCTCcatag GAGGTCAGATCAGCTTCGATGTGTTTCCTGACGGTTGGGACAAAAGGTTCTGTCTGAACATCGTCCAGGAGGAGAATTATTCCACGATTCACTTCTTTGGAGACAAAACCAAACCT GGAGGAAACGATTATGAGATCTACTGCGACCCTCGCACCATCGGACATGAAGTTTCTAGTCCAGAGGAAACGCAACAAATCTGCAAAGAACTTTTCTTCTCCTGA
- the pmm2 gene encoding phosphomannomutase 2 isoform X1, producing MSGFPVDTDTLCLFDVDGTLTAARQAVTPEMSHFLQELRTRVRVGVVGGSDLVKIKEQLGSNVTEQVDYVFAENGLMAFKNGRLHSVQSIQAHMGEELLQDFINFCLNYLSKIKLPKKRGTFIEFRNGMLNVSPIGRSCSMEERKEFFLLDQKEKIREKFVEVLKEEFKGKGLTFSIGGQISFDVFPDGWDKRFCLNIVQEENYSTIHFFGDKTKPGGNDYEIYCDPRTIGHEVSSPEETQQICKELFFS from the exons ATGAGTGGATTTCCTGTGGACACGGACACACTTTGTCTGTTTGATGTGGACGGGACGCTAACCGCCGCCAGGCAG GCCGTCACCCCTGAGATGTCCCACTTCCTGCAGGAGCTGAGGACTCGTGTCCGGGTGGGCGTGGTTGGAGGTTCAGACCTGGTGAAGATCAAAGAGCAGCTCGGCAGCAACG tgacgGAGCAGGTGGATTATGTGTTCGCTGAGAACGGACTGATGGCCTTTAAGAACGGACGCTTACACTCGGTACAG TCCATTCAGGCTCACATGGGGGAGGAGCTTCTGCAggacttcatcaacttctgcCTGAACTACCTGTCAAAGATCAAACTCCCAAAGAAAAG AGGAACCTTCATTGAGTTCCGTAACGGGATGCTGAATGTGTCTCCGATTGGACGGAGCTGCTCCATGGAGGAGAGGAAGGAGTTCTTCCTGCTGGATCAG AAAGAGAAAATCCGGGAGAAGTTTGTGGAGGTGTTGAAAGAAGAATTTAAAGGAAAAGGACTGACGTTCTCcatag GAGGTCAGATCAGCTTCGATGTGTTTCCTGACGGTTGGGACAAAAGGTTCTGTCTGAACATCGTCCAGGAGGAGAATTATTCCACGATTCACTTCTTTGGAGACAAAACCAAACCT GGAGGAAACGATTATGAGATCTACTGCGACCCTCGCACCATCGGACATGAAGTTTCTAGTCCAGAGGAAACGCAACAAATCTGCAAAGAACTTTTCTTCTCCTGA
- the mtmr7b gene encoding myotubularin-related protein 7b isoform X1, with product MEHIRTPKLEKVRFLDRSSGHRKSSVGTLYLSATHTIFVENNPETRKETWVLHSMLSSVERLPPSPTGSQLILRCKDFRVFQILVQQERDCQDVHASLVRLSRPERYEELHCLSFNPNVNKEQREESWSFVDIQDDYRRMGVPNNLWVATPANSEYRVCDTYPSELFVPRSATPSVIVGSARFRSRGRFPVLSYFHQDTLACVCRCSQPLSGFSGRSVEDEAMLQAVMKSNPSSEFIYVVDTRPKLNAIANRAAGKGYENEDHYTNIKLQFIGIENIHVMRSSQQKIIDVGEIHSPSMTDFLWGLESSGWLKHIKAVLDAGIFISKAVADEGVSVLVHCSDGWDRTAQACSVASVLLDPFYRTIRGLMVLIERDWISFGHKFTHRYSHLDGDPKEVSPVMDQFLECVWQLSEQFPCAFEFNERFLIAVHTHVYSCQYGNFLGNSQKERRDLRLCERTHSVWPHLWSNRAEFTNPLYQNELSQNHRVLRPNSSPYCFKLWRSLYHRAQKPTPPPQCPADFLLAVKDETKQLEEELTNHQERISALTGRPVLMEKVEVRRRMRTDLLRHSGPDPPTSQPANHKTDLHGPTLSLPLIGLDHDDLESGVADLSSRSSSGGDDGKDPELE from the exons ATGGAGCACATACGGACTCCCAAG CTGGAAAAAGTGCGTTTCCTGGATCGTTCCTCTGGTCACAGGAAGTCCAGCGTGGGGACGCTTTACCTGTCGGCCACACACACCATCTTTGTGGAAAACAACCCTGAAACACGCAAAGAAACGTGG gtGCTCCACAGCATGCTGAGCAGCGTGGAGCGCCTGCCCCCCTCCCCCACAGGAAGTCAGCTGATTCTTCGCTGTAAGGACTTCCGGGTTTTCCAGATCCTGGTTCAGCAGGAGAGAGACTGTCAGGACGTCCACGCCTCATTGGTCCGTCTGTCTCGGccag aGCGCTACGAGGAGCTCCACTGTCTGTCCTTCAACCCAAACGTGAACAAGGAGCAGCGTGAGGAGTCGTGGAGCTTCGTGGACATCCAGGACGACTACAGGAGGATGGGCGTGCCCAACAACCTGTGGGTGGCCACGCCTGCCAACAGCGAGTACCGC gtgTGTGACACCTACCCCTCTGAGCTGTTTGTCCCACGGTCGGCCACGCCCTCCGTCATCGTGGGCAGTGCTCGCTTCAGGAGTCGAGGACGCTTTCCTGTTCTTTCATATTTTCACCAAGACACACTG gcgtGTGTGTGTCGCTGCAGTCAGCCTCTATCAGGGTTCAGTGGTCGTTCTGTGGAGGATGAGGCGATGCTTCAGGCTGTGATGAAGTCCAACCCCAGCAGTGAGTTCATCTACGTGGTGGACACGCGGCCAAAG ctgaaTGCTATAGCTAACAGAGCAGCAGGTAAAGGTTATGAGAACGAGGATCATTACACCAACATTAAGCTGCAGTTCATCGGCATCGAGAACATCCACGTGATGAGGAGCAGCCAGCAGAAGATCATAGATG TGGGTGAGATACACTCACCATCCATGACTGACTTCCTGTGGGGTTTGGAGAGCTCTGGTTGGCTGAAACACATCAAAGCTGTTCTTGACGCAGGAATCTTCATCAGTAAG GCTGTTGCAGATGAAGGTGTCAGTGTTCTGGTCCATTGTTCTGATGGGTGGGACCGTACTGCTCAGGCCTGTTCAGTAGCCAGTGTTCTACTGGACCCGTTCTACAGAACTATCAGAGGACTCATG GTTCTGATAGAGAGAGACTGGATCTCCTTTGGACACAAGTTCACCCACAG GTACTCTCACCTGGATGGAGACCCTAAGGAGGTGTCCCCTGTCATGGATCAGTTCCTGGAGTGTGTGTGGCAGCTCAGTGAACAGTTCCCCTGTGCCTTTGAGTTCAACGAGCGCTTCCTCATCGCCGTGCACACGCACGTGTACTCCTGTCAGTACGGGAACTTCCTGGGAAACTCCCAGAAGGAGCGCCGTGACCTGCG cctgTGTGAACGCACACACAGCGTTTGGCCTCATCTTTGGTCGAATCGAGCCGAGTTCACAAACCCACTTTATCAGAATGAGCTGAGCCAGAACCACCGAGTGTTGAGACCCAACAGCTCCCCCTACTGCTTCAA GTTGTGGAGGTCTCTCTATCATCGGGCTCAGAAGCCAACGCCCCCTCCTCAGTGTCCTGCTGACTTCCTATTGGCTGTGAAGGATGAGACAAAGCAGCTGGAGGAGGAACTGACCAATCATCAGGAG AGGATCTCTGCGCTGACGGGGAGGCCTGTTCTGATGGAAAAGGTGGAGGTTCGACGGCGGATGAGGACGGACTTACTGCGTCACAGTGGGCCGGACCCGCCCACCTCACAGCCGGCCAATCACAAGACTGACCTCCATGGCCCCACCCTCAGCCTGCCACTGATTGGCTTGGACCACGACGACCTGGAGTCGGGCGTGGCCGACCTGAGCAGCCGCTCATCCAGCGGAGGAGACGATGGAAAGGACCCGGAGCTGGAGTAA
- the mtmr7b gene encoding myotubularin-related protein 7b isoform X3: MEHIRTPKLEKVRFLDRSSGHRKSSVGTLYLSATHTIFVENNPETRKETWVLHSMLSSVERLPPSPTGSQLILRCKDFRVFQILVQQERDCQDVHASLVRLSRPERYEELHCLSFNPNVNKEQREESWSFVDIQDDYRRMGVPNNLWVATPANSEYRVCDTYPSELFVPRSATPSVIVGSARFRSRGRFPVLSYFHQDTLACVCRCSQPLSGFSGRSVEDEAMLQAVMKSNPSSEFIYVVDTRPKLNAIANRAAGKGYENEDHYTNIKLQFIGIENIHVMRSSQQKIIDVGEIHSPSMTDFLWGLESSGWLKHIKAVLDAGIFISKAVADEGVSVLVHCSDGWDRTAQACSVASVLLDPFYRTIRGLMVLIERDWISFGHKFTHRYSHLDGDPKEVSPVMDQFLECVWQLSEQFPCAFEFNERFLIAVHTHVYSCQYGNFLGNSQKERRDLRLCERTHSVWPHLWSNRAEFTNPLYQNELSQNHRVLRPNSSPYCFKLWRSLYHRAQKPTPPPQCPADFLLAVKDETKQLEEELTNHQEVSPGRTAHHHQPPSPSCIQEDLCADGEACSDGKGGGSTADEDGLTASQWAGPAHLTAGQSQD; the protein is encoded by the exons ATGGAGCACATACGGACTCCCAAG CTGGAAAAAGTGCGTTTCCTGGATCGTTCCTCTGGTCACAGGAAGTCCAGCGTGGGGACGCTTTACCTGTCGGCCACACACACCATCTTTGTGGAAAACAACCCTGAAACACGCAAAGAAACGTGG gtGCTCCACAGCATGCTGAGCAGCGTGGAGCGCCTGCCCCCCTCCCCCACAGGAAGTCAGCTGATTCTTCGCTGTAAGGACTTCCGGGTTTTCCAGATCCTGGTTCAGCAGGAGAGAGACTGTCAGGACGTCCACGCCTCATTGGTCCGTCTGTCTCGGccag aGCGCTACGAGGAGCTCCACTGTCTGTCCTTCAACCCAAACGTGAACAAGGAGCAGCGTGAGGAGTCGTGGAGCTTCGTGGACATCCAGGACGACTACAGGAGGATGGGCGTGCCCAACAACCTGTGGGTGGCCACGCCTGCCAACAGCGAGTACCGC gtgTGTGACACCTACCCCTCTGAGCTGTTTGTCCCACGGTCGGCCACGCCCTCCGTCATCGTGGGCAGTGCTCGCTTCAGGAGTCGAGGACGCTTTCCTGTTCTTTCATATTTTCACCAAGACACACTG gcgtGTGTGTGTCGCTGCAGTCAGCCTCTATCAGGGTTCAGTGGTCGTTCTGTGGAGGATGAGGCGATGCTTCAGGCTGTGATGAAGTCCAACCCCAGCAGTGAGTTCATCTACGTGGTGGACACGCGGCCAAAG ctgaaTGCTATAGCTAACAGAGCAGCAGGTAAAGGTTATGAGAACGAGGATCATTACACCAACATTAAGCTGCAGTTCATCGGCATCGAGAACATCCACGTGATGAGGAGCAGCCAGCAGAAGATCATAGATG TGGGTGAGATACACTCACCATCCATGACTGACTTCCTGTGGGGTTTGGAGAGCTCTGGTTGGCTGAAACACATCAAAGCTGTTCTTGACGCAGGAATCTTCATCAGTAAG GCTGTTGCAGATGAAGGTGTCAGTGTTCTGGTCCATTGTTCTGATGGGTGGGACCGTACTGCTCAGGCCTGTTCAGTAGCCAGTGTTCTACTGGACCCGTTCTACAGAACTATCAGAGGACTCATG GTTCTGATAGAGAGAGACTGGATCTCCTTTGGACACAAGTTCACCCACAG GTACTCTCACCTGGATGGAGACCCTAAGGAGGTGTCCCCTGTCATGGATCAGTTCCTGGAGTGTGTGTGGCAGCTCAGTGAACAGTTCCCCTGTGCCTTTGAGTTCAACGAGCGCTTCCTCATCGCCGTGCACACGCACGTGTACTCCTGTCAGTACGGGAACTTCCTGGGAAACTCCCAGAAGGAGCGCCGTGACCTGCG cctgTGTGAACGCACACACAGCGTTTGGCCTCATCTTTGGTCGAATCGAGCCGAGTTCACAAACCCACTTTATCAGAATGAGCTGAGCCAGAACCACCGAGTGTTGAGACCCAACAGCTCCCCCTACTGCTTCAA GTTGTGGAGGTCTCTCTATCATCGGGCTCAGAAGCCAACGCCCCCTCCTCAGTGTCCTGCTGACTTCCTATTGGCTGTGAAGGATGAGACAAAGCAGCTGGAGGAGGAACTGACCAATCATCAGGAGGTATCACCAGGAAGGACCGCCCATCACCACCAGCCGCCATCCCCAAGCTGCATccaag AGGATCTCTGCGCTGACGGGGAGGCCTGTTCTGATGGAAAAGGTGGAGGTTCGACGGCGGATGAGGACGGACTTACTGCGTCACAGTGGGCCGGACCCGCCCACCTCACAGCCGGCCAATCACAAGACTGA
- the mtmr7b gene encoding myotubularin-related protein 7b isoform X2, whose protein sequence is MEHIRTPKLEKVRFLDRSSGHRKSSVGTLYLSATHTIFVENNPETRKETWVLHSMLSSVERLPPSPTGSQLILRCKDFRVFQILVQQERDCQDVHASLVRLSRPERYEELHCLSFNPNVNKEQREESWSFVDIQDDYRRMGVPNNLWVATPANSEYRVCDTYPSELFVPRSATPSVIVGSARFRSRGRFPVLSYFHQDTLACVCRCSQPLSGFSGRSVEDEAMLQAVMKSNPSSEFIYVVDTRPKLNAIANRAAGKGYENEDHYTNIKLQFIGIENIHVMRSSQQKIIDVGEIHSPSMTDFLWGLESSGWLKHIKAVLDAGIFISKAVADEGVSVLVHCSDGWDRTAQACSVASVLLDPFYRTIRGLMVLIERDWISFGHKFTHRYSHLDGDPKEVSPVMDQFLECVWQLSEQFPCAFEFNERFLIAVHTHVYSCQYGNFLGNSQKERRDLRLCERTHSVWPHLWSNRAEFTNPLYQNELSQNHRVLRPNSSPYCFKLWRSLYHRAQKPTPPPQCPADFLLAVKDETKQLEEELTNHQEVSPGRTAHHHQPPSPSCIQGSRPAGGKDLCADGEACSDGKGGGSTADEDGLTASQWAGPAHLTAGQSQD, encoded by the exons ATGGAGCACATACGGACTCCCAAG CTGGAAAAAGTGCGTTTCCTGGATCGTTCCTCTGGTCACAGGAAGTCCAGCGTGGGGACGCTTTACCTGTCGGCCACACACACCATCTTTGTGGAAAACAACCCTGAAACACGCAAAGAAACGTGG gtGCTCCACAGCATGCTGAGCAGCGTGGAGCGCCTGCCCCCCTCCCCCACAGGAAGTCAGCTGATTCTTCGCTGTAAGGACTTCCGGGTTTTCCAGATCCTGGTTCAGCAGGAGAGAGACTGTCAGGACGTCCACGCCTCATTGGTCCGTCTGTCTCGGccag aGCGCTACGAGGAGCTCCACTGTCTGTCCTTCAACCCAAACGTGAACAAGGAGCAGCGTGAGGAGTCGTGGAGCTTCGTGGACATCCAGGACGACTACAGGAGGATGGGCGTGCCCAACAACCTGTGGGTGGCCACGCCTGCCAACAGCGAGTACCGC gtgTGTGACACCTACCCCTCTGAGCTGTTTGTCCCACGGTCGGCCACGCCCTCCGTCATCGTGGGCAGTGCTCGCTTCAGGAGTCGAGGACGCTTTCCTGTTCTTTCATATTTTCACCAAGACACACTG gcgtGTGTGTGTCGCTGCAGTCAGCCTCTATCAGGGTTCAGTGGTCGTTCTGTGGAGGATGAGGCGATGCTTCAGGCTGTGATGAAGTCCAACCCCAGCAGTGAGTTCATCTACGTGGTGGACACGCGGCCAAAG ctgaaTGCTATAGCTAACAGAGCAGCAGGTAAAGGTTATGAGAACGAGGATCATTACACCAACATTAAGCTGCAGTTCATCGGCATCGAGAACATCCACGTGATGAGGAGCAGCCAGCAGAAGATCATAGATG TGGGTGAGATACACTCACCATCCATGACTGACTTCCTGTGGGGTTTGGAGAGCTCTGGTTGGCTGAAACACATCAAAGCTGTTCTTGACGCAGGAATCTTCATCAGTAAG GCTGTTGCAGATGAAGGTGTCAGTGTTCTGGTCCATTGTTCTGATGGGTGGGACCGTACTGCTCAGGCCTGTTCAGTAGCCAGTGTTCTACTGGACCCGTTCTACAGAACTATCAGAGGACTCATG GTTCTGATAGAGAGAGACTGGATCTCCTTTGGACACAAGTTCACCCACAG GTACTCTCACCTGGATGGAGACCCTAAGGAGGTGTCCCCTGTCATGGATCAGTTCCTGGAGTGTGTGTGGCAGCTCAGTGAACAGTTCCCCTGTGCCTTTGAGTTCAACGAGCGCTTCCTCATCGCCGTGCACACGCACGTGTACTCCTGTCAGTACGGGAACTTCCTGGGAAACTCCCAGAAGGAGCGCCGTGACCTGCG cctgTGTGAACGCACACACAGCGTTTGGCCTCATCTTTGGTCGAATCGAGCCGAGTTCACAAACCCACTTTATCAGAATGAGCTGAGCCAGAACCACCGAGTGTTGAGACCCAACAGCTCCCCCTACTGCTTCAA GTTGTGGAGGTCTCTCTATCATCGGGCTCAGAAGCCAACGCCCCCTCCTCAGTGTCCTGCTGACTTCCTATTGGCTGTGAAGGATGAGACAAAGCAGCTGGAGGAGGAACTGACCAATCATCAGGAGGTATCACCAGGAAGGACCGCCCATCACCACCAGCCGCCATCCCCAAGCTGCATccaag GATCCagaccagcagggggca AGGATCTCTGCGCTGACGGGGAGGCCTGTTCTGATGGAAAAGGTGGAGGTTCGACGGCGGATGAGGACGGACTTACTGCGTCACAGTGGGCCGGACCCGCCCACCTCACAGCCGGCCAATCACAAGACTGA